A window of the Acidithiobacillus thiooxidans ATCC 19377 genome harbors these coding sequences:
- a CDS encoding DJ-1 family glyoxalase III, with translation MSSAIQVLIPVADGFEDMEVVICSDILRRAGCQVTIVALRPGPVTGGRGLCLIPDTTWDELAATEVDVIVLPGGAAGVENLEKHSPLRELLLQRKQQGKLIAAICAAPGLLARQHLLENRHVTAYPGVLDPLSKEYHYESSAVVVDGPLISSRGPGTAMDFALTLVELLLGPEKRQETEIPLQRSSC, from the coding sequence ATGTCTTCAGCCATTCAGGTACTCATACCGGTCGCCGACGGCTTTGAAGATATGGAAGTCGTTATTTGTAGTGACATTCTGCGCCGTGCCGGATGTCAGGTGACGATCGTCGCGTTGCGCCCGGGGCCGGTCACCGGTGGTCGCGGCCTCTGCCTGATCCCCGACACCACCTGGGATGAGCTGGCCGCTACCGAGGTGGACGTGATTGTGCTTCCCGGAGGAGCAGCCGGCGTTGAAAACCTCGAAAAACACAGCCCTCTTCGGGAGTTGCTGCTTCAGCGGAAACAGCAGGGGAAACTGATTGCGGCCATTTGTGCGGCACCGGGTTTGCTGGCCCGCCAACACTTGTTGGAAAACCGCCATGTAACGGCCTACCCGGGAGTGCTGGATCCGCTCAGCAAGGAATATCATTATGAAAGTTCTGCCGTAGTCGTTGATGGTCCACTAATCAGTTCACGTGGTCCCGGTACGGCTATGGACTTTGCCCTTACCTTGGTGGAACTCCTTCTGGGTCCTGAAAAAAGACAGGAAACAGAAATTCCACTGCAACGTAGTTCCTGCTAA
- a CDS encoding Trm112 family protein, with the protein MSIDRRLLDLLACPQCKGSLQPCAQRQSLCCPRCHLQYPIRDDIPVLLLDEAKPYEDKPA; encoded by the coding sequence ATGAGCATTGATCGTCGTTTGCTGGATTTGTTGGCCTGCCCCCAATGCAAAGGGAGTCTGCAACCTTGTGCCCAGCGTCAGTCCCTGTGTTGCCCGCGTTGTCATCTGCAATATCCCATTCGCGATGATATTCCTGTTCTTTTACTGGATGAAGCCAAGCCCTACGAGGATAAACCCGCATGA
- the clpA gene encoding ATP-dependent Clp protease ATP-binding subunit ClpA: MIDKALEKSINQAFQIARQYGHEYASVEHLLLALLDNPEGLDVLKACGGNAEHLSMELQNFLERKVPAMGPAGTVNTQPSVGFQRVIQRALYHVQSAGKDAVSGANVIVAMFAERESHAVYFLQKEHVTRLDVVNYLAHGMRKDEAMDEEEEEVEGSTEKKGNSKDPLQAYARNLNAMARAGRLDPLIGRQEEVIRALQVLARRRKNNPLFVGEPGVGKTAIVEGIARAIVAGKVPEMLENVTIYALDLGALIAGSRYRGDFEERLKAVLKALRKQPGSILFIDEIHTLIGAGAASGGAMDASNLLKPALASGELKCIGATTYQEFRQHFEKDRALTRRFQKIDVPEPSQEESVQILRGLKGQFEQHHNLRYTDTALRAAVELSVKHIHDRHLPDKAIDLIDEVGAAQALLPPSRRKKSIGVHDIEEMVARVARIPGKNVSLDDRQALKNLERDLGLVIYGQAKAIHELSAAIKMARAGLRHHEKPVGTFLFSGPTGVGKTELSRQLSSLLGIPLLRFDMSEYMERHTVSRLIGAPPGYVGHDQAGQLTEAVSRNPHSVLLLDEIEKAHPDIFNVLLQVMDHGKLTDAGGRSVDFRNVVLIMTTNAGAETRNKASIGFMKPAELEGGQEMETIRRVFSPEFRNRLDAVVPFSALSRDTILHVVDKFIMELDEQLLSKGYSLEISPELRQWLGDKGYDPQMGARPMARVIQEHLKKPLAEHILFGDLPKGTRISATLEDGAVKLRIPEAVTQE; this comes from the coding sequence ATGATTGACAAGGCCTTGGAAAAATCCATCAACCAGGCATTTCAGATTGCCCGTCAATACGGTCATGAGTATGCGTCGGTAGAACATTTGCTGCTGGCTCTGCTGGACAACCCAGAAGGGCTGGATGTACTCAAGGCCTGTGGCGGGAATGCCGAGCATCTATCCATGGAATTGCAAAACTTTCTGGAGCGCAAGGTGCCCGCCATGGGCCCCGCCGGAACCGTCAACACCCAGCCCTCCGTAGGGTTTCAGCGGGTCATTCAGCGCGCCCTCTACCATGTCCAATCCGCAGGCAAGGATGCCGTTTCCGGGGCCAATGTTATTGTCGCCATGTTTGCCGAGCGCGAATCTCATGCGGTTTACTTCTTGCAGAAAGAACACGTTACCCGACTTGACGTTGTCAACTATCTGGCGCACGGAATGCGCAAGGATGAAGCCATGGACGAGGAAGAAGAAGAAGTCGAAGGGAGTACCGAAAAAAAGGGCAACAGCAAGGACCCTCTGCAGGCTTATGCACGCAATCTCAATGCTATGGCCCGTGCCGGACGCCTGGACCCGCTGATCGGGCGTCAGGAGGAAGTCATCAGAGCCTTGCAGGTATTGGCGCGTCGCCGCAAAAACAATCCCTTGTTTGTCGGCGAACCGGGGGTCGGCAAGACGGCTATTGTGGAAGGCATTGCCAGAGCCATTGTCGCCGGGAAAGTGCCGGAAATGCTGGAGAATGTCACGATTTACGCGCTGGATCTGGGTGCCCTGATTGCCGGATCCCGCTATCGGGGAGATTTTGAGGAACGCCTCAAGGCGGTTTTGAAAGCGCTGCGCAAACAGCCGGGCAGCATTCTCTTCATTGATGAAATTCACACTCTGATTGGTGCCGGAGCAGCCTCCGGAGGCGCCATGGATGCTTCCAACCTGCTCAAGCCGGCGTTGGCCTCCGGCGAGCTCAAATGCATTGGCGCCACTACTTATCAGGAGTTCCGCCAGCATTTCGAGAAAGACCGGGCGCTTACCCGGCGCTTCCAGAAAATTGATGTTCCAGAGCCCTCTCAGGAGGAATCTGTGCAAATACTACGCGGACTGAAAGGTCAGTTTGAGCAGCACCACAATCTCCGCTACACCGATACGGCGCTGCGGGCAGCAGTGGAGCTTTCGGTCAAGCATATTCATGATCGCCATCTGCCTGACAAGGCCATTGATCTGATTGACGAAGTGGGTGCAGCTCAGGCATTACTGCCTCCCTCGCGGCGGAAAAAAAGCATTGGCGTCCACGACATTGAAGAAATGGTGGCCCGCGTAGCGCGCATTCCCGGCAAAAATGTTTCTTTAGATGATCGTCAGGCGCTGAAAAATCTGGAAAGAGATCTGGGTCTGGTCATCTACGGACAGGCAAAAGCCATTCATGAGCTTTCCGCAGCCATCAAAATGGCCCGGGCCGGGCTCCGGCATCACGAAAAACCGGTGGGCACATTCCTGTTTTCCGGACCCACTGGCGTGGGCAAAACCGAACTCAGCCGCCAGTTGTCCAGCCTGCTGGGTATCCCGTTATTGCGCTTCGACATGAGTGAATACATGGAGCGCCATACGGTATCCCGTCTCATTGGCGCGCCTCCGGGTTATGTGGGGCATGATCAGGCCGGTCAACTGACGGAAGCGGTCAGTCGTAACCCCCATTCCGTGCTGCTGCTCGACGAAATTGAAAAAGCCCATCCGGATATTTTCAATGTATTGCTCCAAGTCATGGACCACGGCAAGCTGACCGATGCTGGCGGTCGTTCGGTAGATTTCCGCAATGTCGTCCTGATCATGACCACCAATGCCGGCGCCGAGACCCGAAACAAGGCCAGCATTGGCTTCATGAAGCCCGCAGAACTGGAAGGTGGTCAGGAAATGGAAACCATCCGGCGGGTATTTTCACCGGAATTCCGAAATCGTCTGGATGCGGTTGTGCCCTTCAGCGCCCTGTCTCGGGACACCATTCTTCATGTGGTCGACAAATTCATCATGGAACTGGATGAGCAACTCCTCAGCAAGGGATACAGTCTCGAAATCAGTCCTGAACTCCGGCAATGGCTGGGCGATAAGGGCTATGATCCGCAAATGGGCGCACGGCCCATGGCGCGCGTCATTCAGGAACACCTGAAAAAGCCTCTGGCCGAGCATATTCTTTTTGGAGATCTGCCCAAGGGCACCCGGATCAGCGCCACATTGGAAGATGGTGCAGTGAAGTTGCGGATTCCCGAAGCGGTGACCCAGGAATGA
- the kdsB gene encoding 3-deoxy-manno-octulosonate cytidylyltransferase encodes MSFCVLIPARLASTRLPRKVMLDVGGLPMIEQVRRRALESGASRVVVAADHPEIVECIQSYDGEAVLTSTAHVCGTERLAEAARLLELPAEAIIVNLQGDEPGMNPALLQATAQLLLDDAGLQMATAAVPIGHWDELADPHVVKLIRNDLGHAQYFSRAPIPWYREQFPLRAGAALPDSGNWWRHLGLYAYRVGFLQDYAQWPASALEQIESLEQMRALERGVQIAVYCAAEAPASGVDTVADLERVRTLFS; translated from the coding sequence ATGAGTTTTTGTGTGCTTATTCCGGCGCGCCTGGCATCTACGCGCCTGCCGCGCAAGGTCATGCTGGATGTTGGTGGTTTGCCCATGATTGAACAGGTACGGCGCCGGGCGCTCGAAAGTGGAGCTTCCCGGGTTGTTGTTGCCGCTGATCATCCGGAAATCGTTGAATGTATACAGAGCTACGATGGCGAAGCAGTACTGACGTCCACGGCCCATGTTTGCGGTACGGAACGTCTTGCCGAAGCTGCGCGTCTGCTGGAATTGCCTGCGGAGGCAATTATCGTCAATCTGCAGGGAGATGAGCCCGGCATGAATCCCGCACTTTTGCAGGCTACGGCCCAACTATTACTGGACGATGCCGGCTTGCAGATGGCTACGGCTGCTGTTCCCATTGGGCACTGGGATGAACTGGCAGATCCTCATGTCGTGAAACTGATCCGCAATGATCTGGGCCATGCCCAGTATTTTTCCCGCGCGCCTATTCCCTGGTACCGGGAGCAATTTCCCCTGCGGGCGGGAGCAGCTCTTCCTGATTCCGGAAATTGGTGGCGCCATTTGGGCCTATATGCTTATCGCGTTGGATTTCTCCAGGATTATGCGCAATGGCCCGCCAGTGCCCTGGAGCAGATTGAATCCCTGGAACAAATGCGGGCGTTGGAGCGCGGCGTGCAAATTGCGGTATATTGCGCAGCAGAAGCCCCGGCATCTGGGGTTGATACGGTAGCTGATCTGGAGCGGGTGCGTACCCTTTTTTCTTAA
- the ppa gene encoding inorganic diphosphatase, protein MDLKKIPAGKSLPDDINVVIEVPQGSSVKYEMDKEAGAVFVDRFLFTAMHYPLNYGFIPNTLSDDGDPTDCLVWSPQPVAPGTVIRARPVGVLMMEDEHGIDAKIVAVPHEKVAGGYADIRDVEDLPENIRQQIRHFFEHYKDLEPGKWVKMKDWANLAEARKIIEADVKRHG, encoded by the coding sequence ATGGATCTGAAAAAAATACCGGCTGGTAAGTCCTTGCCAGATGATATCAATGTGGTGATTGAAGTCCCCCAGGGTTCTTCCGTCAAGTATGAAATGGATAAAGAAGCGGGCGCAGTCTTTGTGGATCGTTTTCTGTTCACTGCCATGCACTACCCTCTCAATTACGGATTTATTCCCAACACCCTGTCTGATGATGGTGATCCCACCGATTGTCTGGTTTGGTCACCCCAGCCGGTGGCTCCCGGTACGGTGATTCGGGCGCGTCCGGTTGGTGTACTGATGATGGAAGATGAACACGGTATAGATGCAAAAATTGTCGCCGTACCCCATGAAAAGGTGGCTGGAGGCTATGCGGACATTCGCGATGTCGAAGATCTGCCGGAAAACATTCGTCAGCAGATTCGGCATTTCTTTGAACATTACAAGGACTTGGAGCCAGGCAAATGGGTGAAAATGAAGGACTGGGCTAACTTGGCCGAAGCCCGCAAAATCATCGAAGCCGACGTCAAAAGACACGGTTAG
- the clpS gene encoding ATP-dependent Clp protease adapter ClpS: MSKTQHRRSTILERDPKTEEPRMYKVLLMNDDFTPMDYVVHVLEAYFHKPHEEAVAVMMSVHHQGKGLCGIFPYDLAETKVALVTADARQHQHPLRCIMEKE, from the coding sequence ATGAGTAAAACGCAGCATCGCCGCAGTACGATCCTGGAGCGTGATCCGAAGACGGAAGAGCCGAGGATGTACAAGGTATTGCTGATGAATGATGACTTCACGCCGATGGATTATGTCGTGCATGTTCTTGAAGCCTATTTCCATAAACCTCATGAGGAAGCCGTTGCGGTGATGATGTCCGTACATCATCAGGGTAAGGGTCTCTGCGGTATATTCCCTTATGATCTGGCCGAAACCAAGGTCGCACTGGTCACGGCAGATGCCCGGCAACACCAGCACCCACTCCGCTGCATCATGGAAAAGGAGTAA
- a CDS encoding protein adenylyltransferase SelO — protein MSTYGFHFDNSYARELEGFFAPWQAAMVPSPHMLLLNHALATQLGLDAAALESDQGAAIFSGNEIPQGAQPLAQAYAGHQFGNLSPQLGDGRALLLGELLDPNGRRWDLQLKGSGRTPFSRGGDGKAAIGPVLREYLMGEAMAALGIPSTRALAAVSTGEIIHRDTPLPGAILARVAASHIRVGTFQFFAIRNDQEKVRQLADYTIARHYPAVQSVTNPYLALFNAVADRQAALLARWMLVGFIHGVMNTDNMSIAGETIDYGPCAFMDRYDPAAVFSSIDSQGRYAYGNQPLIAQWNLTRFAETLVELVDPDSEVAIHQLTAAINHFPKVYADYWLQGMRAKLGLHTEEEQDQELAQDFLTTLEGRSVDYTRAFRSLSAVVLGNPAALRSQFDDAETVDAWLQRWQDRLAREPMQAEEIARDMDQVNPIYIPRNHKVEEALNAATQNRDLGLFRQLLEVLAEPFTERPGLESYAQPAPESFGVYKTFCGT, from the coding sequence ATGAGCACTTACGGCTTTCATTTTGACAATAGCTACGCCCGCGAACTGGAGGGATTTTTCGCCCCCTGGCAAGCGGCAATGGTGCCTTCCCCACATATGTTGCTTCTCAACCATGCTCTGGCGACGCAACTGGGACTGGACGCTGCCGCCCTGGAGAGTGACCAGGGCGCTGCTATTTTTTCCGGCAATGAAATTCCGCAGGGTGCGCAGCCTTTGGCCCAGGCTTATGCCGGGCATCAGTTTGGCAATCTATCCCCGCAATTGGGAGATGGTCGAGCCTTGTTGCTGGGTGAACTACTCGACCCGAACGGTCGGCGCTGGGACCTCCAGCTCAAAGGCTCCGGACGCACCCCTTTTTCGCGCGGTGGGGACGGCAAAGCAGCCATTGGCCCCGTACTCCGGGAATACCTCATGGGTGAAGCCATGGCCGCGCTCGGCATTCCCAGCACCCGTGCACTGGCGGCCGTCAGCACCGGTGAAATTATTCATCGCGACACGCCTCTGCCCGGTGCCATTTTGGCCCGTGTTGCTGCCAGTCATATTCGCGTCGGTACTTTTCAGTTTTTTGCGATTCGCAATGATCAGGAAAAAGTCAGGCAACTGGCCGATTATACGATTGCCCGTCATTATCCTGCAGTACAAAGCGTTACCAATCCCTATCTCGCCCTGTTTAATGCCGTCGCCGACCGGCAGGCAGCGCTGCTTGCCCGCTGGATGCTGGTGGGATTCATCCATGGCGTCATGAACACCGATAACATGAGCATTGCCGGAGAGACCATTGATTACGGTCCCTGTGCTTTCATGGACCGCTACGATCCTGCCGCCGTATTCAGCTCTATCGACAGTCAGGGACGCTATGCCTACGGCAATCAACCGCTGATAGCCCAGTGGAATCTGACCCGTTTTGCGGAAACTCTAGTCGAACTGGTTGATCCTGACAGCGAGGTCGCCATTCACCAGCTGACCGCAGCCATCAACCATTTCCCGAAAGTTTATGCAGATTACTGGTTACAGGGTATGCGGGCCAAACTGGGCCTACACACAGAGGAAGAACAGGACCAGGAATTGGCCCAGGACTTTCTGACGACGCTGGAAGGTCGATCCGTGGATTATACGCGGGCATTCCGGAGCCTCTCGGCAGTAGTCTTGGGGAACCCTGCAGCGTTGCGCAGCCAGTTTGACGATGCCGAAACTGTGGATGCCTGGTTGCAACGCTGGCAGGATCGTCTGGCACGGGAACCCATGCAGGCTGAGGAAATAGCGCGAGATATGGATCAGGTGAATCCCATCTATATCCCGCGCAATCATAAAGTGGAAGAAGCCCTGAATGCAGCCACCCAAAACCGCGATCTCGGTCTTTTCCGCCAGCTGCTCGAAGTCCTCGCCGAGCCCTTTACTGAACGCCCCGGTCTGGAAAGCTACGCGCAGCCCGCACCCGAAAGCTTCGGAGTTTACAAAACCTTCTGTGGCACCTGA
- a CDS encoding S41 family peptidase: MIPLNRILSRPAGTWLKLSVVLMLGLGSSYAGSAYADADQNHIPLEQIQTLSQVFEIVKSNYVDPTSDKKLMTGAISGMVSALDPHSAYLTPKEFKEMQVVTDGKFGGLGIEVTGDHGVLKVVAPIDGTPAAKAGVEPGDLIVKIDGKALQGIGLQKTVDMMRGKPGTQVTLTILRPHQNQPIHLTLTRAIIKVQSVRSAMLAPDYGYIRISQFQENTGRKTRQAVEQLEKTAHGHLKGLILDLRNNPGGVLGAGVETADTFLNKGLIVYTKGRTPDSDMRFTAHGPDYLHGAPMIVLINGGSASAAEIVTGALKDDHRALVMGQRSFGKGSVQTVIPLSNGGALKLTTALYYTPAGCSIQSQGIVPNVEIQPANPQLRAMDEDLLKESELQGVLKAPDTCSKVKPQYTITAPASKPALVTAKTSSGSASEEAMEAASVLKPNLGKDYVLREALAILEKQAVPVDENGHSVQEVIPLSVASGQ; this comes from the coding sequence ATGATCCCGCTCAATCGCATCCTGTCGCGCCCAGCTGGCACATGGCTCAAGCTCAGTGTTGTGTTGATGCTGGGCCTGGGCAGCAGTTACGCGGGTAGTGCTTACGCAGATGCGGATCAGAACCACATCCCCCTGGAACAAATCCAGACCCTCAGTCAGGTCTTTGAAATCGTCAAATCCAATTATGTGGACCCTACTTCTGACAAAAAATTAATGACCGGTGCCATCAGTGGCATGGTCAGCGCCCTCGACCCGCACTCCGCTTACCTGACGCCCAAAGAATTCAAGGAGATGCAGGTGGTCACCGATGGCAAGTTTGGTGGCCTCGGCATTGAAGTGACCGGAGATCATGGTGTGCTTAAGGTCGTCGCTCCTATTGATGGCACTCCTGCCGCCAAAGCTGGCGTCGAACCCGGAGACCTGATTGTCAAAATTGACGGCAAGGCACTGCAGGGTATTGGTCTGCAAAAAACCGTGGACATGATGCGCGGCAAACCGGGCACTCAGGTCACCCTGACCATTTTGCGTCCGCATCAGAATCAGCCCATCCACTTGACCCTTACCCGCGCCATTATCAAGGTTCAGAGTGTACGCTCAGCCATGCTGGCACCGGATTATGGCTATATTCGCATCAGTCAGTTCCAGGAAAACACCGGTCGGAAAACGCGCCAGGCCGTGGAGCAACTGGAAAAAACCGCTCATGGACACCTGAAAGGTCTGATTCTGGATTTACGTAATAATCCCGGTGGGGTCCTTGGCGCCGGTGTAGAAACCGCAGATACCTTTTTAAACAAGGGACTGATTGTTTACACCAAAGGGCGAACCCCCGACAGCGACATGCGCTTTACGGCACATGGCCCGGATTATCTTCACGGCGCGCCCATGATCGTCTTGATCAATGGCGGCTCTGCTTCGGCTGCCGAAATTGTCACTGGCGCACTCAAGGACGACCACCGTGCCCTCGTCATGGGGCAGCGCAGTTTTGGTAAAGGTTCTGTCCAGACCGTCATCCCCCTGAGTAATGGTGGCGCGCTCAAACTGACCACCGCTCTGTACTACACGCCGGCGGGTTGCTCCATTCAAAGTCAGGGCATTGTGCCCAATGTAGAAATTCAGCCTGCCAATCCCCAGCTGCGAGCGATGGATGAAGATCTGCTCAAGGAATCGGAATTACAGGGCGTTCTCAAAGCTCCCGACACTTGCAGCAAGGTAAAACCGCAGTACACCATTACGGCACCGGCCAGCAAGCCCGCCCTCGTCACAGCAAAAACCAGTAGTGGCTCTGCTTCGGAAGAGGCCATGGAAGCTGCCAGCGTCCTCAAACCGAATCTGGGAAAAGATTATGTTTTGCGCGAGGCTTTGGCAATTCTCGAAAAACAGGCAGTACCTGTTGATGAAAATGGTCATAGCGTTCAGGAAGTGATTCCCTTGTCTGTTGCCTCTGGCCAATAA
- a CDS encoding peroxiredoxin has product MTIRINDVAPDFTVDSTAGKINLHEWIGDSYAILFSHPRDFTPVCTTEFGAVAQLAPEFAKRNTKVMGVSVDNVEEHKKWKRDIEAFAGAPADFPIIDDTSLHVSKLYDMLPADAYLPDSRTAANTATVRSVFIIGPDKKIRLTMLYPMSVGRNFAEILRALDAIQITDGVPIATPANWVPGQDVIVALSLNDEQAKDKFGDINIKLPYLRMAKAPKK; this is encoded by the coding sequence ATGACGATTCGTATTAATGATGTTGCTCCAGATTTTACCGTTGACTCCACAGCCGGAAAGATTAATCTCCATGAGTGGATTGGCGATAGCTACGCCATTCTCTTCTCCCACCCGCGTGACTTCACCCCGGTTTGCACCACCGAATTTGGTGCGGTAGCCCAACTGGCTCCCGAATTCGCCAAACGCAACACCAAGGTCATGGGCGTCTCCGTGGACAATGTGGAAGAGCACAAAAAGTGGAAGCGGGATATTGAAGCCTTTGCTGGCGCACCTGCCGATTTCCCGATTATCGATGACACTTCTCTGCACGTTTCCAAGCTCTACGACATGCTCCCTGCGGATGCCTATCTTCCGGACAGCCGGACGGCAGCCAATACGGCAACGGTTCGCTCGGTATTTATCATCGGACCCGACAAGAAAATACGGCTCACCATGCTCTACCCCATGTCAGTAGGCCGCAACTTTGCGGAAATTCTGCGGGCTCTGGATGCCATTCAGATTACCGATGGGGTGCCGATTGCCACCCCGGCCAACTGGGTACCCGGTCAGGATGTGATCGTGGCGCTGTCCCTCAATGATGAACAGGCCAAAGACAAGTTTGGCGATATCAATATCAAGCTGCCCTACTTACGGATGGCTAAAGCCCCTAAAAAATAA
- a CDS encoding peptidylprolyl isomerase: MKLRAVILAATLSAFAVPAFAAPVATVNGTPIDNSEVQAIMSMSPALAKEPNAHEQVVQNLVNMEVLSQYATSHNLAQSPDVKERLAMAKRQILADAAVDQYVQEHPVPESDIQAAYNKFVQAMGKKEYEVRHILVKTKAEADKIMAELKAGKKFSTLAEKDSIDKASAAHGGELGWIVPGMVVPPFAQAIETAPIDKPVGPVQTQFGYHVIEVQATRALTPPPLSAMKDRIKAQLSQQEAAKFVSQLRSQAKINITK, encoded by the coding sequence ATGAAACTTCGCGCGGTCATTCTTGCTGCCACTCTCAGCGCTTTTGCAGTACCTGCTTTTGCTGCTCCTGTAGCCACTGTCAACGGTACCCCCATCGACAATAGTGAAGTCCAGGCCATCATGTCCATGAGTCCGGCGCTGGCCAAAGAGCCCAATGCCCACGAGCAGGTCGTGCAGAATCTGGTCAACATGGAAGTCCTGTCCCAGTATGCCACCAGCCATAACCTGGCTCAGTCTCCTGATGTCAAAGAACGACTGGCTATGGCCAAGCGCCAGATATTGGCAGATGCCGCTGTAGATCAATATGTTCAGGAGCATCCAGTTCCCGAATCCGATATTCAGGCGGCGTACAACAAATTTGTGCAGGCCATGGGCAAAAAAGAATACGAAGTCCGGCATATTCTGGTCAAAACCAAGGCAGAAGCCGACAAGATCATGGCTGAACTCAAGGCTGGCAAGAAATTTTCAACCTTGGCAGAAAAAGACTCCATCGACAAGGCCAGTGCAGCCCATGGCGGCGAACTCGGCTGGATTGTTCCTGGTATGGTGGTACCGCCTTTCGCCCAGGCTATCGAAACCGCGCCGATTGACAAGCCTGTAGGTCCGGTACAGACCCAGTTCGGCTACCATGTCATTGAAGTACAGGCGACGCGTGCTCTGACCCCGCCGCCTCTGAGTGCCATGAAGGATCGTATCAAGGCCCAGCTTTCCCAGCAGGAAGCCGCCAAGTTCGTATCCCAGCTGCGTAGTCAGGCGAAAATCAACATTACCAAGTAA
- a CDS encoding type 1 glutamine amidotransferase, giving the protein MRVHVLQHVAFEGLGSMETWLEDRKARVSWTRFYENSALPATTEFDLLIILGGPMSIHDEATYPWLSAEKRFIGETIAADLPILGICLGAQLVANVCGAQVVPGKQKEIGWFPVYAEVSDADHFQFPRQIQAFHWHGETFDLPPGATRLAHSAACENQAFQIGNQIIGLQFHLESTAFSIDALIRHCADEIIPDQPTIQSVEQMLDAPSDAYEQIHAQVQRVLDFLSTQVPQKVL; this is encoded by the coding sequence ATGCGCGTTCATGTTCTCCAGCATGTGGCTTTTGAAGGACTGGGTAGTATGGAAACCTGGCTTGAGGACCGCAAAGCCAGAGTGTCCTGGACGCGCTTTTATGAAAATAGCGCATTGCCAGCAACCACAGAGTTTGATTTACTGATTATTCTCGGTGGTCCAATGAGTATTCACGATGAAGCGACTTATCCCTGGTTGTCTGCGGAAAAACGCTTTATTGGTGAAACCATAGCAGCGGATTTGCCGATTCTGGGCATTTGTCTGGGTGCGCAGCTTGTTGCTAATGTCTGCGGGGCGCAGGTTGTTCCGGGCAAGCAGAAGGAGATTGGCTGGTTTCCCGTATATGCGGAAGTATCTGACGCCGATCATTTTCAATTTCCCCGGCAAATACAGGCTTTCCATTGGCATGGCGAGACTTTTGATTTGCCGCCTGGAGCGACCCGTCTGGCCCATAGCGCCGCCTGTGAGAATCAGGCTTTTCAGATAGGAAATCAAATCATAGGATTACAATTCCACCTGGAAAGTACGGCGTTCAGCATTGATGCCCTGATCCGGCACTGTGCGGATGAAATTATTCCCGATCAGCCGACCATTCAGAGTGTGGAGCAGATGCTGGATGCTCCTTCAGACGCTTATGAGCAAATCCACGCACAGGTTCAGCGCGTTCTGGATTTTCTCAGCACTCAGGTGCCACAGAAGGTTTTGTAA